CAGGGAAGGCCCGGAACAGGGGCGGTCCGGGGGCGTGCGATTTGCCCCGGCCCGGGGACGTGACGGGTCCGGGCCCGCCTTTCCGACGGGCCGCGGTGAGGCATGTGCTGGCGGCGGTCTTGCCTGGCCGGAGCCGGGGGGCGGGAGCGATGGGCCGGTCACAACGGGCCCGTCCGCATCGGGAAAGGCCTGCCGGCAGGGGGCGGCGGTCATGGGGGACGATGCGCACAAAAAAAGCCCTTGCGGTTCTCCGCAAGGGCGAAATATGGTGGGCCATCAGGGACTCGAACCCCGAACCAACTGATTAAGAGTCAGCTGCTCTACCAATTGAGCTAATGACCCGCACGTGTCACTGTATGTGATTTTCAGGATGGTGGGCCATCAGGGACTCGAACCCCGAACCAACTGATTAAGAGTCAGCTGCTCTACCAATTGAGCTAATGACCCACAAGCGTGGCACTGTATGCGATTTTCAGGATGGTGGGCCATCAGGGACTCGAACCCCGAACCAACTGATTAAGAGTCAGCTGCTCTACCAATTGAGCTAATGACCCACAAGCGTGGTACTGTATGCGATTTTCAGGATGGTGGGCCATCAGGGACTCGAACCCCGAACCAACTGATTAAGAGTCAGCTGCTCTACCAATTGAGCTAATGACCCATCCGCGAAAAAGAGACCTACCCTTTTGCTCCCCTGCTGTCAACACTTTTAAAAGAAAAAAAAAGATTTTATAATGCCTTCCCAGAGGTATTTGATGAAAAAATCACGGAACTTTGCCGCCCTCACCGGGGTGCTTGTTTTATTTTTGCTTATATTCCAGTTTGATACCAGGATGCCTGCCGCAGCGGACATCGTGTCCGTGCAGCCGCATTTCGCCGAGGGCGCTGACGGCATCGTCATGGCCCTGGAGCTGGGCTTCCCTCAGGGCTACCATGCCTATGCCCATGAAGCGGGGGATGCCGGGCGCCCGACCACGCTGTCCATCCGCCTGGATGACGGCAGCGGCCTGCCCGTATGGTATCCCCAGGGGTTCATGCAGCGGGATTTCTTCGACCCCGATGCGACCGTCCATGTCTACGAGAGTCCCACGACCCTCTTTGTCCTTCTGCCGCACGAGGCCCGGCATGCCGGCTTTGACGCTGTCCTGAGCATGCTGCTGTGTTCCTCGCGCAATTGCCTCCCGGTCTCGCAGACCATCAGCGGCCAGGTGCCGGATACCCTGCCCGGGCTGGAGGCGGTGCCCTGGAAGGCCCTCTGGGACGAGCTGCGGCGCGTGCCGCCCGTGCTCTCGAAGGCGGCCCCCTCCGCTCCCGGGCTGCCCTTTGCCGTCGGCGAGGATGGGGCAGGCGGCCTGAGCCCCGTCACGGACCCCGCTCAGGATCCGCTGGCCGCCCCGCAGGATGCCGGCAGCGAAAAGCCCCTGCCGCCCCCGGACGGTTTCGCCCTGGAGCTGACGCCCCAGTATGCCGACGGCTCCGTGGAGATATCGGGGTTCGGCATGGCGCTTGCCGTGGGCATACTGGCGGGCCTGCTGCTCAACGCCATGCCCTGCGTGCTGCCGGTGCTGACTTTCAAGATCAGCGGCCTGCTGCTCATGGGCGGCAGGGGAGACAGGGAAAGCCTGCGGCGTTTCCGCGAGCACAACCTCTTTTTCTCCGCGGGCATCATGACCCTGTTCACCGTGCTGGCCCTGGTGCTGGGGGCCGCGGACATGATCTGGGGGCAGCTCTACCAGCAGCAGAGCCTGCTGCTGGGGCTGGTGATGCTGGTCTTTCTTATGGGCCTTTCCATGCTGGGGGTCTTCACCCTGCCGGTCATCGACCTCAAAGCCGGCGCCAACAGCAGGAATCCCCGGCTGCAACCCTACCTGACCGGCCTGGTCTCCACCTTCCTGGCCACGCCGTGCAGCGGCCCGCTGCTGGGCGGCGTGCTGGGATGGGCCTTCACCCAGCCGCTGCTGGTCCTGATGGTGGTCTTCTGGGCTGTGGGCCTGGGCATGGCCCTGCCGTACATCCTGTTCAGCATCTGGCCCCAGCTGGCCCGCATCCTGCCGCGTCCGGGCAACTGGATGAAAGTCTTTGAACGCATCCTGGGCTTCTGCCTGCTGGGCACGGCCCTGTACCTGCTCTCCATCCTGCCGGTGGAAAAGCACATGCAGGTCCTGTGCGTGCTGCTGGTGCTTTCGCTGGTGGCCTGGCTCTGGGGCCAGTTCTGCGGCCCCGCGTCCCCCCGTCTGCGCTGCCGCATCATCGGGGCCCTGACGGTGCTGATCCTGGCGGGCTCCTTCATCTGGGTCCTGCGGCCTGCCGCGCCGCTGGTGCACTGGCGGGAATTCAGTCCCGGGCAGTTCCAGGCCGAGCTCGGCCACAAGGCCATGCTGCTGGAGTTCACGGCGGATTCCTGCCCCAACTGCAAGGTCCTGGAAGCCACGGTGCTGACCGACGAACGGATGCGCAAGCTGCGTGCACGCTACGGCATGGAACTGATCCGGGTGGATCTGACGGGCGTCAATGCCTATGGCATCCGCCTGCTGGAGGCCCTGGGCAGCAAGAGCATCCCGCTGACGGCCCTGTTCCCGGCAGGGGAGCAGGCATCGTCCCCGCTGGTGCTGCGCGATGTCTACACCGCAGGCACCCTGGAAGACGCGCTGGAGAAGGCCTTCGGCGACTAGCCGCCAGCGCGGCCCGGCCTGGGCTCTCCATGCCCGCATGGGGTGCCCAGGATGCCCGTTTCGGCGCCTTCTTTCCTGATGCCGGGCCTGATGCCGGGACGGTTGCCGGGGGAAAGAGCCCGGCATGGGCGCGGCCCCGCGTCCTCCCGGGGGATGGCGGGAAGGGGCCCCCGGCCGAATGACCGGAGGATACCGGAAAAAAGGGTCCGTGACGCCGTCACAGGCCCTTTTCATGCGTCTTCGGCCTGCGGGCGGCCTGAGCGCGCTCATGCCTCCTGGTCCCGCTCCTCCAGCGCGGTATCCCGGCGCAGGAAATGCAGCATCCAGGAAAGACCCAGCAGGTCCGCGCAACCGCCCGGGCTGATGTTGCCGGCCACGAGCCAGGCATCGAGTTCCCGCAGCCGGGCCCGGGAGGGGGCCTCGTCAGCGGCCAGGATGCCCTGCAGCCTGTCCTGGAGGGCATACTGATCCCTCAGGCTGCTCCGGGAGATGATGTTGGTATCGAAGACCTTGGCCATCAGCCTGATGAGGGTGAGCGCCCCCGCCCTGTCGATGGACGCGCCGGCCGCCAGTTCCCGCTCCAGGCTGGGCAGTCCGTAGCGGAGCACGGAAGAAAAGCCGCTGGCCGCTTCGCCGCGTGCACCGTGGATGCCCTTGCCGTACAGCCGCAGGCCGTTGGTCAGCGGCACGTTCGGCGGGACGTTCCGGCACTCGGCCAGCACGCCGGAGGTCATGGCGGCGGAGGTGGCGCTGATGGCGGCGGGGGTCAGCCTTTCCTGCCGGCCCAGCAGCCTGCCCGCCGCGGCGCAGACGATGCCGAGGGAAAAGATGGCCCCCTTGTGGGTATTGACGTTTCCCGTGGCCCGGTGCATGGCATCCTCGGCGTCCATGCCCGGACAGCGCAGCCTGTCGAACAGGGCGTCCGGCGCCAGGCCGTGTTCCCGCAGGCCCAGCAGGGCGCAGTGCCGGAAGTAGGGGAAGAGCACGCTGCTGCTGTCCATGAAGGTGAAGATGTCCATATCGTCATGGGCGCCGTTGCTGACGCGGTCCACCAGGCCGGGCTTGGGGGTCACGCAGACTTCATACAGCAGGCTGCGCAGGGCGTAACCGGCCAGGATGTCCGCTTTCTGTTCCTGAAAATGCCGTTCCATGAGACGCAGGGTATGGCGCCGCACCTCTTCCAGGGCATGGGCCCGGCTGCGGGCACAGCCGGCTGCGGCGGCGTCGCACAGCAGGCAGCGGCGGGGGGGCAGGCCGAGATCTTTCCGGGAAAGGTGGCGTCCGTCTGCATCCAGCACGTCCAGGTCGAACAGACGGGCGACGGGCCGGCTCTCCTCCAGCGCGACCATGCCCCGCTTCAGGCTGGTGGCGTCCCTGCCGTCGACGGCAAAGCAGCCCTCGCTGCCGCTCCTGGCATGGACCTCCTCGGCGCCGATGACGCAGGCCCCCATGCGCTCCAGGTGCCGGTGCATCATCCTGCTTGCTTCGGCATATGTCTTTTGGGCCAGGGGGAACTGCTTGAGCGCACCGGCAATATTGAGGGACAGCGAGATGAGCGGCCTCCGGTACCGTCGCAGCAGGCGCTGCTGCCGGTGTTGCCGTTCTTCCCGGGCCCGGAGGATTTCTTCCAGAAGGGCGGGCTGGGGGATGTCTGCGCTGTGCGTCTGCATGGTCACCTCCTGCTGTCAGGCTCGCCGGAGCCGTCGCCATAATGTGGAGCGCGAGATCCCCAGGCGGCTGGCGGCAAGCGAAGCGTTGCCCCCGCAGGCCGCCAGCATCTCCTCGCTTTCCTTTTTCTGCGCCAGGTGCCTGGCCTGTCTGGGGTCGAAATTCAGATGCCGCGTCTCAAGCCACAGGGGCGAGTCGGGCTGGATGACCTGGCGCAGGTCCTTGCTTTCGATATGGGTGGTCTTCAGGATGGCCAGAAGACGTTCCGCGATGTTGCAGACTTCGCGGATGTTGCCCGGCCAGGAGTAGGACTGCAAAAGCTCGCAGGCTTCCCTGGATATGGTCACCTTGTTCTTTTTCAGAAAATTGTTCTTGTTCAGATAATGCAGCAGGATGGGGATGATGTCGCACTTCCGGCTGCGCAGCGGCGGTATTTCCAGCGAAAGGACGTTAAGGCGAAAGAAAAGGTCTTCCCGGAATTTGCCTTCCCTGACCATCTGGGGCAGATCCTTGTTGGTGGCCGCGATGATCCGGCAGTTGATGTTGATGGGCCTGTGGCTGCCCAGGCGGATGACATAACGTTCCTGGACAACGCGCAGCAGGTTGACCTGGGTGTTGTAGTCCATCTCGGCGATCTCATCGAGAAAGACCGTGCCGTAATTGGCGATCTCGAACAGGCCGGGCTTGCCCTTGCGTGATGCGCCGGTGAACGCGCCTTCCACATAGCCGAAAAGCTCGCTGGGCAGGATGTCGCGCGGGAAGGCCGCACAGTTGATGGCCACGAAAGGATTGCGCTTGCGCTGGCTGGCATTATGGATGCTTTGGGCGAAGAGCTCCTTGCCTGTGCCGGACTCACCGGTGATGAGGATGTTGGAATTGGTCGAGGCGTATTTCTTGGACGTATAGATGATGCGCCGGATGGCATCCGATTCGCCGATGACGTCGGAGAACTTGTAGCGGGCATTATGCTCGTTGACGTAGCTTTCCACGCGCACGGTGTGCTCCATCCGTTCGACGTTGCTCTTTTCGTACAGGGTGAAGATGCCGCCGCAGATCTTGCTGTCTTCCAGGATGGGCGTCTGGATGCAGACGTAATCCGTCTGGTTGAGCCTGATGACGGATTCTTCACGCGTGATCTTGAATTCTTCCCAGAAGGCTTCGGGAAGGTTCCTGACGCTCTTGTTGAGGAGCTCGCGGCGCGGGGAGCAGATGATCTTTTCCGCTGCCCTGTTGATGGCCGTCACTTTATTGTCGGCATCCACGGAGATGACGCCTTCGATGAGGTTGTCCAGCAGCTGGCCCCAGTAATTTTGGCGCGACTCTTCAAACTGGATGGCATCCTGCACCTGGTGGACCTTGTCGAGGGCGGCCTGCATGCACTCCGGGCCGATGGGCACCACATGGATGGGAACGCCCATCCTTTTGCCCACGATGTTGGAGAGTGTCCCGCCGATGATGACGCTGGCCCCCTGGGCCAGACATTCCCGGATCCGGGCCTCGATGCCTTCCAGGGGCGTGTAGGTATAGTCGAGGATCTTGACGCCCAGGACCTTGGAGACCAGCTCCAGGCCGCTGATGTTCATGCGGACCGTGATGAGGCCGATGGTCTTGCCCCAGAATTTCCTGTCGATGATGAGGCGCAGGACATCGTATGCCGTGATGTTGAAGTTGATGACGTAGATGTTGGGCAGGAGCTTGCGCAGCTCGTCGGCCGTATTGCCGCGCGCCACGACGATGTCGAAGCCTTCCTGGGCGATCTTTTCCGCCTCGCTGTACTTGGAGATGGGATCCAGCGAGCGGAAAACGATCTCGGGGTATTGGCGGCTGTATTCCCGGATGTGCCTTTTCAGCATGGCGCCCTTGGGCAGGAGGAAGAGGGTGCGTCTGCTGCGTGCGAGTGGCGGCTGGTTGTCCATGGCTTTCCCGTCCTGTGCGTTGGCGGCGGCATGTCTGCCGTCGTTATGCGGAGCGTGGGGGGCGCTGTGACGGCGTTGTCCGGCACGGCCTGCCGGCAGGAGACCGGACGTGTTCGCAGGGGGGCGCCGCAGCGGGATGGTCCGACCGGCGGACAGCGGGAGCGTTCTGCCGCCGGTCGGCGTGGTTCCCCGCCCCCGCAGGTGCGCAGGGGTGACAGGGGGGGCGGGCCGTTTCCCCATAATGCAAACTATCCTGGCGCCTTCCACGCCATGGGGAAACTGTAGCAAAGTCCTGCGTAATCAAAAAGTGCGCCAGAGCGCCCTAAACGAAAACCAGCGGTACCAGCAGCCAGACCAGCAGGGTGATGATCACGCCGCTGGCCAGCGTCAGGGCGAATCCCGCACGCAGCATGTCGGGAATGGTCAGGGCGCCGCTGCGGAAAACGATGGCATTGGGCGGCGTGCTCACGGGCAGCATGAAGGCGCAGCTGGCGGCCAGGGCGGCGGGGATGGCATAGATGGCGGGCTCGATCCCCTGGGCGACGGCCATGATGCCCACCAGCGGGAGAAAAGCCGCCGAGGTCGCCGTATTGGACGTGAACTCCGTCATGATCTGGACCGTGATGACGAGGATGAAGGTCATCAGGATGAAGGGGATCCCTTGCAGGGAGCCCAGCACATTGGCCATCCAGGAGGCCAGACCGGTGGAGTTGATGGCCCCGGCCAGCGAGAGCCCCCCGCCAAAAAGCAGCAGGATGCCCCAGGGCAGCTTGCGGGCCTCCTGCCAGTTCATGAGGAACTGGCGTTTGCCCATATCCACCGGCATGACGAAGAGCAGCAGGCCGAAGCACATGGCGATGAAGGTGTCATCCACAAAAGGCAGGGCCCTGGAGATGATCGGCTGCAGGACCCAGCAGAGGGCGGCGCAGCCGAAGAGGCACGCCGTCATGGCTTCTTCACGGCTGACGGGCCCCAGGGCCTCCAGTTCCTGCCGGATCTTTTCGTGGACGGTGTTCCCTGCAAAGTTGAAGGGCTTGCGGGTCAGCCACCACCAGGTGAACAGGCTGAGGGCAACGGCCACGGGGACCCCCAGCAGCATCCACTGCCCGAAGCCGATATGGATATGGTAGTGCTCGGCCAGGAAGGCGCGCAAGAGCGCATTGGGCGGCGTGCCGATAAGGGTGCCCATGCCGCCGATGCTGGAGGAATAGGCGATGGCGAGCATCAGCGCGCAGGAAAAGCGCTTGGCTTCCCCGGCATCCTGCCCCTGGGTGACGACGGACGCCACGGAGATGCCGATGGGCAGCATCATGATGGCCGTGGCCGTATTGCTGACCCACATGCTGATGAAGCCGGTGGCGAACATGAAGCCCGCGATCTGCATCCTGGGACAGGAGCCGACCTTGCTCAGGATGAGCAGGGCGATGCGCTTGTGCAGGTTGCATTTTTCCATGGCCAGGCCCAGCAGGAAGCCGCCGAAGAAAAGATAGATGGTGGGGTGCGCGTAGGGGGCCGTGGAAGCCTTGACGTTGCAGAGCCCGAGCATGGGCAGGAAGATGATGGGCAGCAGGGCGGTCACCGGCAGGGGAACAGCTTCGGTGGCCCACCAGACAGCCATGAGCAGCACCAGGCCAAGACAGTGCCAGGCCGTGGGCGGCAGGCCGAACCAGGGATCTGCAAAGACCGTAAACAGCAGGAGCAGCGTGCCGCCAAGAAGGCCAAACCATCGTTCTACATTATACAGCGTGAAAAGTGCGGACAGCTTTCCTGGCATGGCAAACATGGTTTTTTCCTCCTGGTAAACGTTGCTGGAAAGAAAACGATGGACGAAACTCCTTAAAATGCGGATATCGGCATAGTGCGAAAGAAAGTGCGGATGTTGAGGTGCCGGTCCCGTTGCGGCAGGGGAGAGGACAGGGCCGGAGCAGGAGCGGGGTCTCGCGCTCCGGCCCTGCCGGAAGGCCTGCCTATGGCTTCAGGCTTCGGGCAACGGTTTCTCCAAACCTGCCCAACTCATGGATGATGGTGACCCCGGCGGATTCCAGCGCCTTGATCTTGTCCTCGCCGCGCCCCTTGGAGCCGCTGATAATGGCGCCGGCGTGGCCCATGCGTTTGCCCTTGGGGGCCGTCAGCCCGGCGATGAAGCCAAAGACGGGCTTGGGATACCGGCTCTCCCTGATGTAGGCGGCGGCGCGTTCTTCCCCGTCCCCTCCGATCTCGCCGATCAGGCACACGGCCTCCGTCTGGGGATCGTCCCGGAAGAGCTCGAGGATCTCCGTGAAGTAGAGGCCGGGAACAGGGTCGCCGCCGATGCCCACACAGGTGCTCTGTCCGAGCCCCTGGCAGGTGAGCTGGTAGGTGGCCTCATAGGTCAGGGTGCCGGAACGGCTCACCAGACCGATGGGGCCGGGTTTGAATATGTAGCCGGGCATGATGCCCAGCTTGCAGGCCCCGGGCGTGATGATGCCGGGGCAGTTGGGGCCGATGAGCCTGGTGCCGTGGGCGTTGAGGAATGCCTTGGCCCGCACCATGTCCAGCACGGGGATGTGCTCGGTGATCAGCACCACCAGCTTGATGCCCGCCGCCGCAGCGGCACAGGCGGAGTCGGCGGCCGCCGCCGAAGGCACGAAGATGATGCTGACATCGGCCCCCGTGGCTTTGACGGCCTCGGCGCAGGTGTTGAAAACCGGCACGCCCAGGACTTCCATGCCGCCCTTGCCGGGGGTGCAGCCCGCCACGATGTTGGTCCCGTAGTCCAGCATCTGCCTGGCGTGGAACTGCCCCTCGCGTCCGGTCAGGCCCTGCACGAGGATGCGCGAATCGGCGTTTACCAGGATGCTCATGACCGCACCTCCTTCGTCAGCCCGGCGATACGCTGTGCGGCCTCAGCCATACTGGCCGCGGTCTCGAACTTCAGGCCGCTTTCCCGGAGGATGCGCCTGCCTTCTTCCACGTTGGTCCCCTCAAGGCGCACTACCAGCGGCAGCTGGAGGTTGACCTTTCTGGCGGCGTTGACCACCCCCTGGGCCACGATGTCGCAGCGCAGGATCCCGCCGAAGATGTTGATGAGGATGCCGCGGACCCTGGGGTCCGACAGCATGATGGAAAAGCCGGCCGCCACCGTTTCCTCGCTGGCGCCGCCGCCGGCATCCAGAAAGTTGGCCGGCAGCGCTCCGGCCTGCTTGATGGCGTCCATGGTGGCCATGGCCAGGCCGGCACCGTTGACCATGGTGCCCACATAGCCGTCGAGGCGCACATAATTGACGCCCATTTCCTGGCCCTTGCGCTCCAGGGGATCGCCTTCCTCGGGGTCTTCCAGGGCGGCGATGTCGGGGTTGCGCTTCAGGCCGCTCTCGTCAAAGTTCATCTTGGCATCCAGGGCTACCAGATGCCCGTCACCGGTCACGGCCAGCGGGTTGATCTCCACCAGCGTGGCGTCCTTGGCCGCGGCCAGTTCCACCAGCCCCTGCAGCAGCTTCACCCCTTCGCCCACCTGGGCCTGGGTGAGCCCGCAGCCAAAGAAAAGGCTCTGGGCCTGATAGGGCCAGACGCGCAGGCAGCCGTCCAGCCGGGTGGTGAAGATGCGCTCCGGCGTTTTTTCGGCCACGGCCTCGATATCCATGCCGCCGTCGGGCGAGGCCATGACGGTCAGGCATGCGGCGGCGCGGTCCAGGACCACGGACAGGTAGAGTTCGCGGGCGATGTCGGTGCCCTGTTCCACCCAGACCTTGTGCACCTTCTTGCCCTCGGGGCCGGTCTGGTGGGTCACGAGCTGCATGCCCAGGATGGCCCGGGCAGCCTCTTCCACGGCATCGGGGCTTTTGCAGACCTTGACGCCGCCGCCCTTGCCGCGGCCACCGGCATGGATCTGCGCTTTCACCACCCACACGGGGCCCGGAAGGCTTTCGGCCACGGCGCGTGCTTCCTGCGGGGTGACGGCCAGGCCGCCCTGCGGCACGGGGACGCCGAATTCTTTCAGCAGACCTTTGGCTTGGTATTCATGAATGTTCATAGCGTGCTCCGTAGGAGGTTGCGGGGCTCGTTCAGACCAGCGGGCGGGCCAGTTCGGCACCCAGTTCCAGGGCGGCGTTATTGGCCGCGTGGAAGGCGGGCCTGAAGCGGTCGGCCAGCATCTTCTGGATGGATTCCATCCTGATGGCGCCGGTCAGGGTGATGAGGGCGCCCAGCACACAGATATTCAGGGTATTGGCCTTGCCCACTTTCTCCATGACCTTGCGGTACATGGGCAGGCCCTTCAGGTCGGCATCCAGGCGTTGCGAGGGCTGGACCAGGTCGCTGTCATAGAGGCAGAGACCGCCGGGACGCAGCAGGGGCATGTACTTGCCGGCGGCCTCATTGGTCAGGGCCACCAGCACATTGGGCTGCGTCACCTTGGGGAAGAGGATCTCGCTGTCGGAGATGATCACGTCGGAACGGGTGGCTCCGCCGCGGGCTTCGGGCCCGTAGGACTGCGACTGCACGGCGATACGCTTTTCATAGAGGACGGCGGCCCCGGCCAGCAGGATGGCCATGGTGATCACCCCCTGGCCGCCGGAACCGGACAGAAGAAAGCGGTACTTTTCCATCGTGTTACTCCTTGTTTGCCCTCTTGATGATGTTGGCGTATTCGTCGCAGTATTCGGGCGCGTCCTTGTCCACAAAGACGCCTCTGGGGATGAGCTGGGGATTTTCTTCCAGCTTCTTGGACCCCAGGGGCGCGGTATTGTCGCGATACCACTGGAGCATCTCCACAGCGCCACCGAGCTTGTTCTTGCGGCCGAAATAGGTGGGGCACTGGCTGAGGACTTCCACCACAGAAAAGCCCTTGTGCTGGTAGGCCTTCTTGATGAGCTGCGAGATCTCCTTGACATGGAAGGCCGTGGTGCGGGCCACGAAGGTGGCGCCCGCGCCGATGGCCAGATCCACCGTGTTGAAGGCCCGGTCGATGTTGCTGTACGGGGCGGTGGTGGCCACGATCCCGCGGCCGGAGAGCGGCGAGTACTGGCCGCCGGTCATGCCGTAGATGCGGTTGTTCATGACGATGGCCACCATGTCGATGTTGCGGCGGCAGGCATGGATGAAATGGTTGCCGCCGATGGCCGTGGCATCACCGTCGCCCATGGGGACAAAGACGTTGAGCCCGGGCCGGGTCAGCTTCAGGCCGGTGGCGAAGGCCAGGGCGCGCCCGTGCAGGGTGTGCATGCTGTGGAAGTCCACATAGCCGGAGATGCGCGAGGAACAGCCGATGCCCGAGACCATGCACAGGCTGCACTGATCGAGACCGAGCTCGTTCACTGCGCGCAGCAAACCGTTCAGAATGATGCCGTGGCCGCATCCCGGGCACCAGAGATGGGGGAAGAAACGCTTGCGGATAAGGTGACGAACAGACATCCTAGTACCCCCTTCCTTCAATGACGCGCATGATCTGGCCGATATCCGTGGGCGTTACCAGCTTGCCGTCCATACGGTTGACAAGGAACACGCGATCGGGATTGGCCACGACGTTCTTCACCTGGGCGCATATCTGGCCCATATTCATTTCCACGACGAAGACGCTCTTGGCATGGGCCGTTTTTTCCCGTACCAGCTGGGCCGGGAAGGGCCAGAGTGTCTGCAGTTCGAGCAGGCCGATGCGGTCGCCCTTGGCGCGGCGGCCTTCCACCAGATGGCGGGCACTGCGGGCCGACGAGCCGTAGGAGACGAGGATCTGCTCCGCATCCTCAAGGAAGTATTCCTTCCAGCGGGCCAGGATGTGGGCGCGGTTTTCGATCTTGTCGTAAAGGTGGTAGTTGAGCTTGACGATCTGGGTGGCGTTCTGGGTGGGGAAGCCCCAGATGTCGTGATGCAGGCCCGTGACGTTGTAGCGGTGCACGCCGCCAAAGTCGGACATGGGCAGGCGGCCGTCCTCACGGGGCAGGTAGGGATGGTAGTTCACCCCTTCCGGCACGTCGGTATGGAGGCGTTCCACCACGGGCAGGACGTCGGGGGCCGGGATCTCCAGCTTTTCGCGCATGTGACCGATGACTTCGTCGAACAGCAGGACCACCGGGGTGCGGTAGGTCTCGGCCAGATTGAAGGCTTCCACCGTCATGCTGAAGACGTCCTGGATGGAGGATGCCGTGAGGGCGATGATGGCGTGGTCGCCATGGGCCCCCCAGCGCGCCTGCATCACGTCGCCCTGGGAGCATTCCGTGGGCAGGCCCGTGGAGGGGCCGCCGCGCTGCACATCGACGATGACGCAGGGGATCTCGGCCATGATGGCGTAGCCCAGGGCCTCCTGCTTCAGGGAAAAGCCGGGGCCGGACGTGGCTGTCATGGCTTTGGAGCCGGCCAGGGAGGCGCCGCAGACGGCGCACATGGAGGCAATCTCGTCTTCCATCTGCACGAAGCGCCCGCCCACGCGGGGCAGTTCTTCGGACAGGTGTTCGGCGATCTCAGTGGACGGCGTGATGGGGTAGCCGGCAAAAAAACGTACGCCAGCGTAGAGCGCCCCGCGAACGCAGGCCTCGTTACCTTGCACAAAACGAATTTCTCCGCTCATTGCTGCACCTCGTTTTCCTTGCCTTCCTCCGGCATTTCTATGGCCAGATCAGGGCAGTAGAGTTCGCACAAACCGCACTGCACGCACTTTTCCTCATCGCACACCGCTTTTTCCTGGGCATCCAGGTGCAGAGCCTTCTTGGGGCAAAACGCCACACATACGCCGCAGCCCTTGCACCATTGACGGGTTATGAGAATCATTGGGCCTCCTAGTTGGTTGGATTGTGACCACGACCAGACCGTTATCGCCGGGGGCGCGCTGCGCCGGGGTCAGCGCTCGTCGCGCTTGACCTGGCGGATGACGTCGATGACCGTGCCGTCGCGGAACTCCACGAGGCAGACGATCTTGTCCGTGCACTGGATGGGCTTGGGCACACCGGTGATGTCCTCCGCGATACGGCGCAATTCCTCGATATCGACCAGCTTGAGGTTGCTCTTTTCCAGGTTCTCCCTGAGCCGGGCGTAGTTGCGGTGCCGGGGATTGAGGGCGATGCCCGCCTCGGTGACCACCGCAGCGACGGTTTCGCCGGGGGTGCAGACCGTGAAGACCTTCTTGACGATGGAGGGAGTCCTGCCGCGCACCACGGGCAGGGTGACGATGGAGACTTCCGCGCCGGCGGCCACGTCGGGGCCGCCGCCCAGACCGCCCATCATTTCACCGCTGGAGCCGGTGAGGATGTTGACGTTGAAGTCCACGTCCACTTCCAGCGCGCCCAGGATGCCGAAGTCCAGCTTGTTGACCATGGCCCCCTTGTTGTGGGGGTTGGCATAGAGGCTGTTGTCGATCTCCACGATGTTGGGATCGCTGGTCATGGCATGGGCGGCCACGGAGTCGAAGCACTGGCTGCACTGGATGGTGCGCACCAGGCCGCGTTTGAACATCTCCACGATGGCCGCGGTGGAGCCGCCCAGCGAGAAGGACGCCCGGATGCCCTTT
This is a stretch of genomic DNA from Desulfovibrio piger. It encodes these proteins:
- a CDS encoding 2-oxoacid:acceptor oxidoreductase subunit alpha → MSGEIRFVQGNEACVRGALYAGVRFFAGYPITPSTEIAEHLSEELPRVGGRFVQMEDEIASMCAVCGASLAGSKAMTATSGPGFSLKQEALGYAIMAEIPCVIVDVQRGGPSTGLPTECSQGDVMQARWGAHGDHAIIALTASSIQDVFSMTVEAFNLAETYRTPVVLLFDEVIGHMREKLEIPAPDVLPVVERLHTDVPEGVNYHPYLPREDGRLPMSDFGGVHRYNVTGLHHDIWGFPTQNATQIVKLNYHLYDKIENRAHILARWKEYFLEDAEQILVSYGSSARSARHLVEGRRAKGDRIGLLELQTLWPFPAQLVREKTAHAKSVFVVEMNMGQICAQVKNVVANPDRVFLVNRMDGKLVTPTDIGQIMRVIEGRGY
- the sucD gene encoding succinate--CoA ligase subunit alpha, giving the protein MSILVNADSRILVQGLTGREGQFHARQMLDYGTNIVAGCTPGKGGMEVLGVPVFNTCAEAVKATGADVSIIFVPSAAAADSACAAAAAGIKLVVLITEHIPVLDMVRAKAFLNAHGTRLIGPNCPGIITPGACKLGIMPGYIFKPGPIGLVSRSGTLTYEATYQLTCQGLGQSTCVGIGGDPVPGLYFTEILELFRDDPQTEAVCLIGEIGGDGEERAAAYIRESRYPKPVFGFIAGLTAPKGKRMGHAGAIISGSKGRGEDKIKALESAGVTIIHELGRFGETVARSLKP
- a CDS encoding 2-oxoacid:acceptor oxidoreductase family protein; translation: MEKYRFLLSGSGGQGVITMAILLAGAAVLYEKRIAVQSQSYGPEARGGATRSDVIISDSEILFPKVTQPNVLVALTNEAAGKYMPLLRPGGLCLYDSDLVQPSQRLDADLKGLPMYRKVMEKVGKANTLNICVLGALITLTGAIRMESIQKMLADRFRPAFHAANNAALELGAELARPLV
- the sucC gene encoding ADP-forming succinate--CoA ligase subunit beta, with the protein product MNIHEYQAKGLLKEFGVPVPQGGLAVTPQEARAVAESLPGPVWVVKAQIHAGGRGKGGGVKVCKSPDAVEEAARAILGMQLVTHQTGPEGKKVHKVWVEQGTDIARELYLSVVLDRAAACLTVMASPDGGMDIEAVAEKTPERIFTTRLDGCLRVWPYQAQSLFFGCGLTQAQVGEGVKLLQGLVELAAAKDATLVEINPLAVTGDGHLVALDAKMNFDESGLKRNPDIAALEDPEEGDPLERKGQEMGVNYVRLDGYVGTMVNGAGLAMATMDAIKQAGALPANFLDAGGGASEETVAAGFSIMLSDPRVRGILINIFGGILRCDIVAQGVVNAARKVNLQLPLVVRLEGTNVEEGRRILRESGLKFETAASMAEAAQRIAGLTKEVRS
- a CDS encoding SLC13 family permease yields the protein MFAMPGKLSALFTLYNVERWFGLLGGTLLLLFTVFADPWFGLPPTAWHCLGLVLLMAVWWATEAVPLPVTALLPIIFLPMLGLCNVKASTAPYAHPTIYLFFGGFLLGLAMEKCNLHKRIALLILSKVGSCPRMQIAGFMFATGFISMWVSNTATAIMMLPIGISVASVVTQGQDAGEAKRFSCALMLAIAYSSSIGGMGTLIGTPPNALLRAFLAEHYHIHIGFGQWMLLGVPVAVALSLFTWWWLTRKPFNFAGNTVHEKIRQELEALGPVSREEAMTACLFGCAALCWVLQPIISRALPFVDDTFIAMCFGLLLFVMPVDMGKRQFLMNWQEARKLPWGILLLFGGGLSLAGAINSTGLASWMANVLGSLQGIPFILMTFILVITVQIMTEFTSNTATSAAFLPLVGIMAVAQGIEPAIYAIPAALAASCAFMLPVSTPPNAIVFRSGALTIPDMLRAGFALTLASGVIITLLVWLLVPLVFV
- a CDS encoding 2-oxoacid:ferredoxin oxidoreductase subunit beta, translated to MSVRHLIRKRFFPHLWCPGCGHGIILNGLLRAVNELGLDQCSLCMVSGIGCSSRISGYVDFHSMHTLHGRALAFATGLKLTRPGLNVFVPMGDGDATAIGGNHFIHACRRNIDMVAIVMNNRIYGMTGGQYSPLSGRGIVATTAPYSNIDRAFNTVDLAIGAGATFVARTTAFHVKEISQLIKKAYQHKGFSVVEVLSQCPTYFGRKNKLGGAVEMLQWYRDNTAPLGSKKLEENPQLIPRGVFVDKDAPEYCDEYANIIKRANKE